The genomic window CGGTCGTACCGTCGTCCCGTGCGCGCGACCACCGACATCCGGCCCACCCAGGGGCGCTTCCGCGTCGTCAGCGAGTTCGAGCCCTCGGGTGACCAGCCCACGGCGATCAAGGCCCTCGCCGAGCGCGTGAACGCGGGGGAGACGGACTCGGTGCTCCTCGGCGCCACCGGCACCGGGAAGTCGGCCACCACCGCCTGGCTCATCGAGCAGGTGCAGCGGCCCACGCTGGTCATGGCGCCGAACAAGACGCTGGCCGCCCAGCTGGCCAACGAGTTCCGCGAGCTGCTGCCGGACAACGCCGTCGAGTACTTCGTCTCGTACTACGACTACTACCAGCCCGAGGCCTACGTCCCGCAGACCGACACCTACATCGAGAAGGACTCGTCGGTGAACGACGAGGTGGAGCGGCTGCGGCACTCGGCCACCCAGGCACTGCTCACCCGGCGCGACGTCGTCGTGGTCGCCACCGTCTCCTGCATCTACGGCCTGGGCACGCCGCAGGAGTACGTCGACCGCGCGCTGAAGATCTCGGTGGGGGAGGAGCGCGACCGGGACTCGCTGCTGCGCACCCTCGTCGAGGAGCAGTACACCCGCAACGACCTCTCCTTCACCCGCGGCACGTTCCGGGTGCGCGGGGACACGATCGAGGTCTTCCCGGTCTACGAGGAGCTCGCCGTCCGGATCGAGATGTTCGGCGACGAGGTGGAACGGCTGTACTACCTGCACCCGCTGACCGGCGAGGTCGTCCGCGAGGTCGAGGAGCTGTTCGTCTTCCCGGCCACCCACTACGTCGCCGGCCCGGAGCGGATGGAGCGGGCGATCGGCTCCATCGAGGCCGAGCTCGAGCAGCGGCTGGCCGAGCTCGAGCGGCAGGGCAAGCTGCTGGAGGCCCAGCGGCTGCGCATGCGCACCACCTACGACATCGAGATGATGCGCCAGGTCGGCTTCTGCTCCGGCATCGAGAACTACTCGCGGCACATCGACGGCCGTGCTCCCGGCTCCGCCGGCGCCTGTCTCATCGACTACTTCCCGGACGACTTCCTGCTCGTCATCGACGAGTCGCACGTGACCGTCCCGCAGATCGGCGGCATGTACGAGGGCGACATGAGCCGCAAGCGGACGCTGGTCGAGCACGGCTTCCGGCTGCCCTCGGCGATGGACAACCGACCGCTGAAGTGGGAGGAGTTCACCGACCGTATCGGCCAGACCGTCTACCTGTCGGCCACGCCGGGCCCCTACGAGCTGGGCCGGGTGCAGGGCGACGTCGTCGAGCAGGTCATCCGCCCCACCGGCCTGGTCGACCCGGAGGTCGTGGTCAAGCCGACCAAGGGCCAGATCGACGACCTGGTGCACGAGATCCGCGTCCGCATCGAGAAGGACGAGCGGATCCTGGTCACCACGCTGACCAAGAAGATGGCCGAGGACCTCACCGACTACCTGCTCGAGCTGGGCATCAAGGTCCGCTACCTGCACTCCGAGGTCGACACCCTGCGCCGGGTGGAGCTGCTGCGCGAGCTGCGGCAGGGCGAGTACGACGTGCTGGTGGGCATCAACCTGCTGCGCGAGGGCCTCGACCTGCCCGAGGTGTCGCTGGTGGCGATCCTCGACGCCGACAAGGAGGGCTTCCTCCGCTCCGGCACGTCACTGATCCAGACGATCGGGCGCGCGGCGCGCAACGTGTCGGGCGAGGTGCACATGTACGCCGACACGGTCACGCCGTCGATGGCGCACGCGATCGAGGAGACCAACCGGCGCCGCGAGAAGCAGGTCGCCTACAACCGGGAGCGCGGCATCGACCCGCAGCCGCTGCGCAAGAAGATCGTCGACATCCTCGACGGCATCTACCGCGAGGCGGAGGACTCCGAGAGCGCCGAGCTGATCGGGGGCTCCGGCCGGCAGCAGTCCCGCGGCAAGGCACCGGTGCCCGGGCTGTCGTCGAAGAAGGCCGCGGGCGCCAAGGGCAAGGCCGGCGCCATCGACGTGCAGGGCCTGCCGCGCGCCGAGCTGGCCGACCTCATCACCCAGATGAACGACCAGATGCTGGCCGCGGCGCGGGAGCTGCAGTTCGAGGTGGCCGCCCGCCTGCGCGACGAGCTCGCCGAGCTCAAGAAGGAGCTGCGGCAGCTCGACGCCGCGCACGCCTAGCAGAACCGGCCTACGAGACCAGCCGCTCACCGCCCTCGCGGGCCGGTCGGGCGGGGCCGGCTCCGCCGTCCGGCGGGTTGGCCTCGGCCCACAGTGCGTCGAGGGAGAGGCCGAGGACGTCGGCGATCGCGGCGATGGTCGGGAAGGCGGGGGTGGCCACGCGCCCGGACTCGATCTTCCGGAGCGTCTCCGGCGAGACCCCTGCCTCCAGCGCGGTGTGCAGCATCGACCTGTCCCCGCGGGCACGCCGCAGGAGGGCGCCGAGGCGCTGTCCGCGTTCGACCTCGGCGCGGGTGAGCGGCAGCCTGACCACGACCCGATAGTAATACCGGGATATCCTTACCGGGATAGGAATCGGGCACGGAGAGGATGCCGGATGATCGAGGTCTTCGACCCGACGGAGCTGCCCCGGGCCCGGCAGGCCGGTGCCCTGGTCGCCGGCATCCTGCAGACGCTGCGGAGCCGCTGCGAGGTGGGGACCAACCTGCTCGAGATCGACCGGTGGGCCCAGGCCATGATCACCGAGGCGGGTGCGCAGTCCTGCTACGTGGACTACGCGCCGTCCTTCGGCCGCGGGCCGTTCGGTCACTTCATCTGCACGTCGGTCAACGACGCCGTGCTCCACGGGCTGCCCCACGACCGCGCCCTCGCCGACGGCGACCTGCTGACGCTCGACCTCGCCGTCTCCCTGGACGGCATCGTCGCGGACTCCGCCGTCAGCTTCGTCGTGGGCGCGGCGTCCCCGGAGAGCCTCGCGCTGATCCGGGCGACCGAGCGCGCGCTGAGCGCGGGGATCGCCGCGGCCCGCCCCGGCGCCCGCCTCGGGGACGTCTCCTCCGCCATCGGCACGGTCCTCGGCGAGGCGGGGTACCGGGTCAACACCGAGTTCGGCGGTCACGGCGTCGGCTCGACCATGCACCAGGACCCGCACGTCCCGAACGCCGGGCGGCCCGGTCGCGGGTACCGGCTGCGCCCCGGCCTCCTGCTCGCCCTGGAGCCGTGGGTCATGGCCGACACCGACGAACTCGTCACGGACGCCGACGGCTGGACGCTGCGCAGCGCGACGGGCTGCCGGACCGCCCACAGCGAGCACACGATCGCCATCACCGACGACGGGGCCGAGGTCCTCACCCTGCCGGCACCGGCGCCCGCCGTGTGACACACGTCGCGGGTTCGTTACGTTCGGGGCCTCCCCGCCCCCGGACGAAGGAGTCCTGCGCGTGTCCCTCCTGCGATCCCCCGGACTGCGCCGCGGTCTCGTCGCCGCCACCCTCGCCGCCACCCTCGCCGCGCTCTCGCTGAGCACCGCGGCGCCCGCGCTCGCCGGGCCCGGCGGGAACGGCCGGTCCGCGCCGCTCGCCTCGGCGATCACCGCGGTCGCGGCCACCAGCGCGCCGATCACCGTCGGCGGCGAGGCGTGGACCCGGACGACCGGCACCGTCTCCGGCGTGGTCGACCCGCGCGAGCAGGTCGCCGGGCTGGCGGGCCTCGCACGCGACGCCCGCGGCCTGGTGCCGTGGACGAGCGAGTTCGAGCTCATCGCGCCCGCCGACCCCCGCGGCAGCGACGTCGTCCTCGTCGAGGCGGAGAACCGCGGCCGCCCCGCGGTCCTCCCGTCGCTGATGGGCTTCCCGGTCACCGGCGACACCACCCCCGACGGCGCCGTCTACCCCGCCGGCCTCGGCAACGGCTGGCTCGCCGGCCAGGACCTGTCCTACGCGCGGGTGCAGTGGGAGACCGCCATCTCCGCCGGTGTGCCCGCCTCGGCCCAGGGCGTCGGCGAGGTGATCGTGCGCGACTTCGGCCGGCTCCTGCGGGGCGCCGCACCGCGGCCGTCCGGCCCGGCGCTACCGGTCTACCGCGCCGCGGTGCTGGCCGGCATCAGCCAGAGCGCCTGGTTCGTCGACACCCTCGTCGCCGAGGGCTTCAACGTCGACGACCGCACCGGCCGGGGGGTCTTCGACGCCGCGATCGCCGTCTCCGGCGCCGGCAACTGGCTGGCGATCAACCAGCTCGCCGGCGGCGCGGCACAGCGGCCCTACGTGCTCGAGGACGGCGTCCCGCTCACCCACGACCAGATCCTCACCCGGCGGAAGAGCGACCCGCTGTTCGTCGACGTCGCCACCTACACCGACTACCACCGGCTGCGCGCCAGCGTCACCGCCGAGGCTGAGCGCCCCCGCGGCGTCGTCCGCTACGACTGGCCGGCCCCGCACGCCGGCGTCGCCGCCTACCCCGACACCGTCGTCTTCGGGGCGCTGCAGTGCAACGGCGGGGTCCCCGTCCCGCGCAACCCGATCTCCTACACCCCGTACCTGCGCACGATCGTCGCCGACGTCGTCGCGGTCGTGCGCCACCCGGGCCAGGGCGACCGGCGGCTCCTCCCGCCGTCGGCGACGTTCGCGCTGCAGCCGGCGCCGGCGGGGGACCGGGCGTCGTTCAACGACCTGCCCGGTGTCGCCCTGCAGGTCCCGCGGACCGACCCGGTCACCGCGCAGCCGCTGGGCGGGGTGCGCTTCCCCGACGCCGTCGTCCCGCTCGGCCGGCCGGTCCCGGTGGCACTGTCGCCGGTCGGCACGACGTCGATCACCGACGTCTGCGGCAACTGGGGCGGGTGGCAGCCGTTCTCCGCGGCGGAGCTCGCCCAGCGCTACGGCTCGGTCGACGGGTACCTCGCGCAGTACGCCGCCGCGGTCGACGCCCAGGTCCGCGACGGCCACCTCGACGAGAGCGAGCGGGCCGGGATGCTGGCCGCCGCCCGGACCGCCTACCTGGCCGCGCGCTAGCCGCCGCGCAGGTCCCGCACGCGAGCGAGGGGCGCCCGGGAACCCGGGCGCCCCTCGTGCGTTCCCCTCTGTGACTCCGCCGGGACCGGTCAGCCGTGCCCGCGGAACCGTGGAGGGGAGTATCCCGCTCGCGGTGGCGTCGTCAACACGGGTGGAGACACCCCGGCGCCATCGGCCGGTCGCTGAAGGCGCCGGTGGGAGAGACCTCCGGTGCTGACAGCTGCCAGTCGACCGGAGGTACTCGCATGGACGTCCCCTTCTGGGTGTGGGCGATCACCGTCGCCGCCATCATGGCCATGATCGTCTTCGACTTCGTCGGTCACGTGCGCACACCGCACGCGCCGTCGCTGCGCGAGGCGGCGACCTGGTCGGCGGTCTACGTCGCCGTCGCCGTCCTCTTCGGCATCGGCGTCTGGCTCTTCGCCGGCGGTCAGTACGGCGGGGAGTACTTCGCCGGCTACATCACCGAGAAGAGCCTGTCGGTCGACAACCTCTTCGTCTTCGTGCTGATCATGGCCAGCTTCGCGGTGCCCCGGGAGCTGCAGCAGAAGGTGCTGCTGTTCGGCATCGCCTTCGCGCTCGTCCTGCGCACCGTCTTCATCCTCCTCGGCGCCGCGGCGATCGAGAACTTCAGCTGGGTCTTCTACCTGTTCGGCGCGTTCCTCATCTACACCGCGATCGCGCAGGCCCGCGCCGGCGGCGGGGAGGACGAGGAGTTCACCGAGAACGCCTTCCTCCGGCTGACCCGCCGGATCATCCCGACGACCGACGAGTACCACGGCGACCGGATGACCACGAAGCTCGCCGGCAAGCGCTACATCACCCCGCTGGCCATCGCGCTGGTCGCCATCGGCAGCGCCGACATCCTCTTCGCCGTCGACTCGATCCCGGCCATCTTCGGGCTGACCGAGGAGACGTTCCTCGTCTTCGCCGCCAACGCGTTCTCCCTGCTGGGCCTGCGACAGCTCTTCTTCCTCATCGACGGCCTGCTCGACCGGCTGGTCTACCTGCACTACGGCCTGGCGGTGATCCTCGGCTTCATCGGGATCAAGCTGCTCATCCACGCGCTGCACGAGAACGAGCTGCCCTTCGTCAACGGCGGCGAGCACGTCACGTTCGTGCCGGAGATCCCGACCTGGCTGTCGCTGTCGGTCATCGTCGTCACCCTGTTCGTCACCACGGTGGCGAGCCTGGCCCGCAGCCGGCGCGACGCCCGCGAGGCCGCCGCAGCGGGGGACGCCGGTGCGCCGGTCGCCGGGCCGGCCGCCCACCAGCCGCTCACCGCGTCCCAGCCGGAGCACGGGGCCCCCGCCGCGACGCGCGCCGAGCGGCCCGACAGCGGCTCCCGGTGACGCGGAGGTGACCAGCGGGCGGACGCCCGGCCACTCGTGCCGGTGAGCCTGTTGCTCCCGGTGATCGTGCGGCACGATCCTCGACACGTCCGCTCCGCTGGGTGCCCGACCGGCACCCCGCGCAGCGGTGCCGGGGGAACCGCGCCGGGCGCCCGCGCCCGCGCCGTCCCCCTGGCGGCGCCGGCCCGTCCGGTGTCCAGCGCAGCGGCGACCGCCGCTGCGCCCCCGACAGTGACATGGGAGTCCAACTGATGGGTGTCAGCCTCTCCAAGGGCGGGAACGTCTCGCTGACCAAGGAGGCGCCGGGCCTAACCGCGGTGAACGTCGGCCTCGGCTGGGACGTCAACACGTTCGCCGGTGGTGACTTCGACCTCGACGCCTCGGCGATCATGCTCGACGCCGGTGGCAAGGTCACCCCCGACGACTCGGGCTTCA from Geodermatophilus normandii includes these protein-coding regions:
- a CDS encoding helix-turn-helix domain-containing protein; this encodes MVRLPLTRAEVERGQRLGALLRRARGDRSMLHTALEAGVSPETLRKIESGRVATPAFPTIAAIADVLGLSLDALWAEANPPDGGAGPARPAREGGERLVS
- a CDS encoding TerC family protein, which translates into the protein MDVPFWVWAITVAAIMAMIVFDFVGHVRTPHAPSLREAATWSAVYVAVAVLFGIGVWLFAGGQYGGEYFAGYITEKSLSVDNLFVFVLIMASFAVPRELQQKVLLFGIAFALVLRTVFILLGAAAIENFSWVFYLFGAFLIYTAIAQARAGGGEDEEFTENAFLRLTRRIIPTTDEYHGDRMTTKLAGKRYITPLAIALVAIGSADILFAVDSIPAIFGLTEETFLVFAANAFSLLGLRQLFFLIDGLLDRLVYLHYGLAVILGFIGIKLLIHALHENELPFVNGGEHVTFVPEIPTWLSLSVIVVTLFVTTVASLARSRRDAREAAAAGDAGAPVAGPAAHQPLTASQPEHGAPAATRAERPDSGSR
- the map gene encoding type I methionyl aminopeptidase, encoding MIEVFDPTELPRARQAGALVAGILQTLRSRCEVGTNLLEIDRWAQAMITEAGAQSCYVDYAPSFGRGPFGHFICTSVNDAVLHGLPHDRALADGDLLTLDLAVSLDGIVADSAVSFVVGAASPESLALIRATERALSAGIAAARPGARLGDVSSAIGTVLGEAGYRVNTEFGGHGVGSTMHQDPHVPNAGRPGRGYRLRPGLLLALEPWVMADTDELVTDADGWTLRSATGCRTAHSEHTIAITDDGAEVLTLPAPAPAV
- a CDS encoding alpha/beta hydrolase domain-containing protein; this translates as MSLLRSPGLRRGLVAATLAATLAALSLSTAAPALAGPGGNGRSAPLASAITAVAATSAPITVGGEAWTRTTGTVSGVVDPREQVAGLAGLARDARGLVPWTSEFELIAPADPRGSDVVLVEAENRGRPAVLPSLMGFPVTGDTTPDGAVYPAGLGNGWLAGQDLSYARVQWETAISAGVPASAQGVGEVIVRDFGRLLRGAAPRPSGPALPVYRAAVLAGISQSAWFVDTLVAEGFNVDDRTGRGVFDAAIAVSGAGNWLAINQLAGGAAQRPYVLEDGVPLTHDQILTRRKSDPLFVDVATYTDYHRLRASVTAEAERPRGVVRYDWPAPHAGVAAYPDTVVFGALQCNGGVPVPRNPISYTPYLRTIVADVVAVVRHPGQGDRRLLPPSATFALQPAPAGDRASFNDLPGVALQVPRTDPVTAQPLGGVRFPDAVVPLGRPVPVALSPVGTTSITDVCGNWGGWQPFSAAELAQRYGSVDGYLAQYAAAVDAQVRDGHLDESERAGMLAAARTAYLAAR
- the uvrB gene encoding excinuclease ABC subunit UvrB — encoded protein: MRATTDIRPTQGRFRVVSEFEPSGDQPTAIKALAERVNAGETDSVLLGATGTGKSATTAWLIEQVQRPTLVMAPNKTLAAQLANEFRELLPDNAVEYFVSYYDYYQPEAYVPQTDTYIEKDSSVNDEVERLRHSATQALLTRRDVVVVATVSCIYGLGTPQEYVDRALKISVGEERDRDSLLRTLVEEQYTRNDLSFTRGTFRVRGDTIEVFPVYEELAVRIEMFGDEVERLYYLHPLTGEVVREVEELFVFPATHYVAGPERMERAIGSIEAELEQRLAELERQGKLLEAQRLRMRTTYDIEMMRQVGFCSGIENYSRHIDGRAPGSAGACLIDYFPDDFLLVIDESHVTVPQIGGMYEGDMSRKRTLVEHGFRLPSAMDNRPLKWEEFTDRIGQTVYLSATPGPYELGRVQGDVVEQVIRPTGLVDPEVVVKPTKGQIDDLVHEIRVRIEKDERILVTTLTKKMAEDLTDYLLELGIKVRYLHSEVDTLRRVELLRELRQGEYDVLVGINLLREGLDLPEVSLVAILDADKEGFLRSGTSLIQTIGRAARNVSGEVHMYADTVTPSMAHAIEETNRRREKQVAYNRERGIDPQPLRKKIVDILDGIYREAEDSESAELIGGSGRQQSRGKAPVPGLSSKKAAGAKGKAGAIDVQGLPRAELADLITQMNDQMLAAARELQFEVAARLRDELAELKKELRQLDAAHA